From a single Solanum dulcamara chromosome 4, daSolDulc1.2, whole genome shotgun sequence genomic region:
- the LOC129887105 gene encoding serine/threonine-protein kinase PBS1 codes for MLDLAQLMFSPLCARVSKRGQSLTLKHLTILFYVLCITNAELPDKPFEQQPVSPVNKPVEAPGIPDLPLPTNVPAFHRQHRTDSPHGAPWLGLAPAQPPDYGPLITAARPPSSSSLSMPSMKKRGLVPPSAGLAPPQSSPSTLPAGLAQPPLSPHTSNCCGQDMVLKRGSLDCQCVYPLKIDLLLLNVSSNPNGKLLNEFASQLGLKVSQIELINFYMVDLSKLNISMDITPDKGVSLSSDEASAINTSLSMHKIQLDPTLVGGYQLLNITLFKPPVSSQAPRSATSPVEAAPKLPSAPAVTVSSHKGRHPSLILIVGIVAGILIITIISTLFICFCGSNHGQKKGSHKEAEKPKRADTVPAQGSFSHPTSTRLLPYEELKEATNNFAPSSILGEGGFGRVYKGVLSDGTAVAIKRLTSGGQQGGKEFLVEVEMLSRLHHRNLVKLVGYYSSRESSQNLLCYELVSNGSLEAWLHGHLGLNCPLDWDTRMKIALDAARGLAYLHEDSQPCVIHRDFKASNILLENNFHAKVADFGLAKQAPEGQANYLSTRVMGTFGYVAPEYAMTGHLLVKSDVYSYGVVLLELLTGRRPVDMAQPSGQENLVTWARPILRDKDRLEELADPRLEGKYPKEDFVRVCTIAAACVAPEASQRPTMGEVVQSLKMVQRVTEYQDATINSGARPNLRQSSTTFESDGTSSMFSSGPYSGLSVFENDVSRAVVFSEDLHEGR; via the exons ATGTTGGACTTGGCACAGCTAATGTTCTCCCCCCTTTGTGCTA GGGTATCAAAGAGGGGCCAATCTTTGACGCTGAAGCATTTaaccattttattttatgtcTTGTGCATCACTAATGCCGAGTTGCCTGATAAGCCATTTGAGCAACAGCCTGTTTCTCCAGTCAACAAACCTGTTGAAGCACCTGGCATACCTGATCTGCCCCTGCCGACGAATGTACCTGCTTTTCATAGGCAGCATAGGACAGATTCTCCTCATGGTGCGCCATGGCTTGGGCTAGCTCCAGCTCAGCCTCCTGATTATGGTCCTTTAATAACTGCTGCACGCCCTCCTTCCAGTTCCAGCTTATCAATGCCATCAATGAAGAAACGTGGATTGGTGCCTCCTAGTGCTGGCCTTGCACCCCCACAGTCCAGTCCTAGTACTCTGCCTGCTGGTTTGGCTCAGCCACCACTTTCTCCTCACACTTCCA ACTGTTGTGGACAAGATATGGTGCTCAAACGAGGAAGCCTGGACTGCCAGTGTGTTTACCCGTTAAAGATCGACCTTCTTCTCTTGAATGTCTCATCAAATCCTAATGGGAAACTTCTAAATGAATTTGCTTCACAATTAGGTTTAAAGGTGTCTCAAATTGAGCTAATTAACTTTTACATGGTGGATCTTTCAAAGCTAAATATATCCATGGATATCACACCAGACAAGGGAGTTAGCTTATCATCTGATGAAGCTTCTGCAATAAACACTTCATTATCAATGCATAAGATCCAACTAGACCCAACACTAGTGGGTGGATACCAATTGCTCAACATTACCTTGTTTAAGCCACCAGTTTCATCACAAG CTCCTCGTTCTGCTACGTCACCAGTTGAAGCAGCTCCGAAGCTGCCTTCAGCTCCTGCAGTAACAGTATCTTCGCACAAAGGGAGACATCCGAGTTTAATTCTAATTGTTGGGATTGTTGCTGGCATCTTAATCATCACTATCATATCAACACTCTTTATTTGTTTCTGTGGATCTAATCATGGACAGAAGAAAGGCTCCCACAAAGAAGCTG AAAAACCAAAGCGTGCGGACACTGTTCCAGCTCAGGGATCGTTTTCCCATCCAACTAGTACACGACTTCTTCCATATGAAGAACTGAAAGAAGCTACAAATAACTTTGCACCATCTAGTATACTTGGAGAGGGCGGCTTTGGCAGAGTTTACAAGGGCGTGCTTAGTGATGGTACTGCTGTTGCAATAAAAAGACTTACTAGTGGAGGCCAACAAGGAGGTAAAGAGTTTCTAGTTGAGGTTGAGATGCTTAGTAGGCTTCATCACCGTAATCTTGTGAAGCTTGTTGGTTACTATAGCAGTCGGGAATCCTCACAGAACCTACTGTGTTATGAGCTTGTTTCAAATGGGAGTTTAGAGGCTTGGCTTCATG GCCACTTAGGATTAAACTGCCCACTGGATTGGGACACAAGAATGAAAATTGCGCTTGATGCAGCGAGAGGGCTTGCATACTTGCACGAAGATTCTCAACCTTGTGTTATCCATAGAGATTTTAAGGCATCAAATATATTGCTCGAGAACAACTTTCATGCTAAAGTTGCTGATTTTGGCCTTGCAAAACAGGCTCCGGAAGGCCAGGCAAATTACCTCTCAACTCGTGTTATGGGCACATTTGG GTATGTAGCCCCTGAATATGCCATGACTGGGCACCTACTGGTAAAAAGTGATGTGTACAGCTATGGGGTTGTCCTCCTTGAACTGTTGACAGGAAGGAGGCCTGTAGATATGGCACAACCGTCTGGGCAGGAGAATCTTGTCACTTGG GCCAGACCAATACTTAGAGACAAGGATCGTTTGGAAGAACTCGCTGATCCAAGGCTTGAGGGGAAGTATCCAAAGGAGGATTTTGTGCGGGTTTGCACAATTGCAGCAGCTTGTGTTGCTCCGGAAGCTAGCCAACGGCCTACAATGGGAGAGGTGGTTCAATCGCTCAAAATGGTTCAGCGAGTAACTGAGTACCAGGATGCTACTATAAATTCAGGCGCTCGACCTAACTTAAGGCAGTCATCAACAACCTTTGAATCAGATGGTACCTCGTCTATGTTTTCGTCTGGTCCTTACTCTGGTTTGAGCGTCTTTGAGAATGACGTATCTAGGGCAGTTGTATTCTCAGAAGATCTTCATGAAGGAAGATGA
- the LOC129887104 gene encoding DEAD-box ATP-dependent RNA helicase 24 isoform X1, with translation MSKRKFGFEGFGINRQTTYNFERNQAPQRLYVPPSSRSGGSHDNYEDTDLDNIEYDEHDAVGGKTDDGGGGGGEDDEIDPLDAFMEGIHEEMKAAPPPKPKEKLDKYKDDVDDDPMESFLRAKKDVGLQLAADALHAGYNSDEEVYAAAKAVDAGLVEYDSDDNPIVVDKKKIEPIPALDHSEVDYEPFNKDFYEEKPSISGMSDPEVNEYRTSLAIRVSGFDVPRPIKTFEDSGFSVELMKAISKQGYEKPTPIQCQALPIVLSGRDIIGIAKTGSGKTAAFVLPMIVHIMDQPELQKEEGPIGVICAPTRELAHQIFVEAKKFSKSHGIRVSAVYGGMSKLDQYKELKAGCEIVVATPGRLIDMIRKKAFTMLRATYLVLDEADRMFDLGFEPQIRSIVGQIRPDRQTLLFSATMPRKVEKLAREILTDPVRVTVGEIGTANEDITQIVEVIPSDTEKLPWLLEKLPGLIDNGDVLVFASKKATVDEIESQLAQKGFRVAALHGDKDQVSRTETLQKFKSGIYHVLIATDVAARGLDIKSLKSVVNYDIAKDMDMHVHRIGRTGRAGDKDGTAYTLITHKEARFAGELANSLVAAGQTVSVDLMELAMKDGRFRSKRDARKGGGKRAKGRGGGNNKGVRGVDFGLGIGYNPESNNPPQSAVPSRSAAVNSLRTGMMAQFKNSFVAASSNSQNQGVNNTAGAFPNKKMVLQGFVSGGTIGGNTNTSHISSTFTAATSGAYTSSQPARDGANQKSSESSKEKSRERRRPSGWDR, from the exons ATGTCGAAGAGAAAATTCGGATTCGAAGGATTTGGGATTAATCGGCAAACGACGTACAACTTCGAGCGGAATCAAGCTCCTCAGAGACTGTACGTCCCGCCATCCTCACGTTCTGGAGGTAGCCATGATAATTACGAAGATACCGACTTAGATAACATTGAGTACGATGAACACGACGCTGTCGGAGGGAAAACCGATGATGGAGGCGGAGGAGGTGGGGAGGATGATGAAATTGATCCACTTGATGCGTTTATGGAAGGGATTCATGAAGAAATGAAGGCTGCACCACCTCCTAAGCCGAAAGAGAAGTTGGACAAGTATAAGGATGATGTAGACGATGATCCAATGGAAAGTTTTCTGAGAGCAAAGAAGGATGTAGGGTTACAATTGGCTGCTGATGCTCTTCACGCTGGTTATAATTCCGACGAGGAGGTGTATGCTGCAGCAAAGGCTGTTGATGCAGGATTAGTTGAGTATGACTCCGACGATAATCctattgttgttgataaaaaGAAGATTGAGCCTATTCCTGCTCTGGATCATAGTGAGGTTGACTATGAGCCTTTCAACAAGGATTTTTATGAGGAGAAGCCTTCTATTTCAG GTATGAGCGATCCGGAAGTTAATGAATATAGGACAAGCTTGGCCATTCGTGTATCAGGCTTTGATGTTCCAAGACCAATTAAGACATTTGAAGACTCTGGTTTTTCTGTTGAGTTGATGAAAGCTATCAGTAAACAGGGATATGAAAAGCCTACACCAATACAATGTCAAGCATTACCAATTGTGCTCTCTGGGAGAGATATTATTGGTATTGCTAAAACCGGGTCCGGTAAGACTGCTGCATTTGTGCTTCCTATGATTGTCCACATCATGGATCAGCCTGAACTTCAGAAAGAAGAAGGTCCCATTGGAGTTATTTGTGCACCCACTAGGGAATTAGCACATCAAATATTTGTGGAGGCAAAGAAATTCTCGAAATCGCATGGTATCCGCGTGTCTGCAGTTTATGGAGGAATGTCTAAATTGGATCAATACAAAGAGCTAAAGGCAGGGTGTGAGATTGTTGTTGCTACTCCAGGGAGGTTGATAGATATGATCAGAAAGAAGGCATTTACAATGTTGAGAGCAACTTATCTAGTGCTTGATGAGGCTGATCGGATGTTTGACCTTGGTTTCGAGCCTCAGATAAGGTCCATTGTTGGTCAAATTAGACCTGATCGCCAAACATTGCTCTTTTCAGCAACTATGCCCCGCAAAGTTGAAAAGCTTGCCAGAGAAATATTGACGGATCCTGTAAGAGTTACTGTGGGTGAGATTGGCACGGCTAATGAGGATATTACACAAATAGTTGAAGTGATTCCTTCGGATACTGAAAAATTGCCTTGGCTTCTGGAGAAGCTCCCTGGACTGATTGACAATGGTGATGTTCTTGTCTTTGCTTCGAAAAAGGCAACAGTGGATGAGATTGAATCCCAATTGGCTCAGAAGGGATTTAGAGTTGCAGCTCTCCATGGTGACAAGGATCAAGTTTCTCGCACAGAGACACTGCAAAAATTTAAATCTGGCATATATCATGTTCTCATCGCAACGGATGTTGCTGCTCGTGGTCTTGACATCAAATCACTTAAGTCAGTGGTGAACTATGACATAGCTAAAGATATGGACATGCATGTTCACAGAATTGGGAGGACAGGTCGTGCTGGTGACAAAGATGGAACGGCCTACACCCTTATTACTCATAAGGAAGCACGTTTTGCTGGTGAACTGGCAAACAGTTTGGTTGCTGCTGGTCAAACTGTATCTGTGGACCTAATGGAACTTGCTATGAAG GACGGAAGGTTTCGGTCCAAAAGGGATGCTAGGAAAGGAG GTGGAAAAAGGGCCAAAGGAAGGGGAGGAGGAAACAATAAAGGTGTACGAGGTGTGGATTTTGGTCTAGGGATTGGATACAATCCTGAATCAAATAACCCTCCCCAGAGCGCTGTTCCAAGCCGTTCTGCAGCAGTTAATTCCCTGAGGACAGGCATGATGGCACAATTTAAAAATAGCTTTGTTGCTGCatcatcaaattctcaaaatcaaGGGGTGAATAACACAGCTGGCGCGTTTCCCAACAAGAAAATGGTCTTGCAAGGCTTCGTCTCTGGTGGGACTATAGGTGGAAATACTAATACTTCCCATATTAGTTCCACATTTACTGCTGCAACATCTGGGGCATATACTTCTAGTCAGCCAGCTAGAGATGGAGCTAACCAGAAAAGTTCAGAGAG TTCAAAGGAGAAGTCCAGAGAAAGACGGAGGCCTTCTGGTTGGGATCGTTGA
- the LOC129887104 gene encoding DEAD-box ATP-dependent RNA helicase 24 isoform X2, whose product MSKRKFGFEGFGINRQTTYNFERNQAPQRLYVPPSSRSGGSHDNYEDTDLDNIEYDEHDAVGGKTDDGGGGGGEDDEIDPLDAFMEGIHEEMKAAPPPKPKEKLDKYKDDVDDDPMESFLRAKKDVGLQLAADALHAGYNSDEEVYAAAKAVDAGLVEYDSDDNPIVVDKKKIEPIPALDHSEVDYEPFNKDFYEEKPSISGMSDPEVNEYRTSLAIRVSGFDVPRPIKTFEDSGFSVELMKAISKQGYEKPTPIQCQALPIVLSGRDIIGIAKTGSGKTAAFVLPMIVHIMDQPELQKEEGPIGVICAPTRELAHQIFVEAKKFSKSHGIRVSAVYGGMSKLDQYKELKAGCEIVVATPGRLIDMIRKKAFTMLRATYLVLDEADRMFDLGFEPQIRSIVGQIRPDRQTLLFSATMPRKVEKLAREILTDPVRVTVGEIGTANEDITQIVEVIPSDTEKLPWLLEKLPGLIDNGDVLVFASKKATVDEIESQLAQKGFRVAALHGDKDQVSRTETLQKFKSGIYHVLIATDVAARGLDIKSLKSVVNYDIAKDMDMHVHRIGRTGRAGDKDGTAYTLITHKEARFAGELANSLVAAGQTVSVDLMELAMKVEKGPKEGEEETIKVYEVWILV is encoded by the exons ATGTCGAAGAGAAAATTCGGATTCGAAGGATTTGGGATTAATCGGCAAACGACGTACAACTTCGAGCGGAATCAAGCTCCTCAGAGACTGTACGTCCCGCCATCCTCACGTTCTGGAGGTAGCCATGATAATTACGAAGATACCGACTTAGATAACATTGAGTACGATGAACACGACGCTGTCGGAGGGAAAACCGATGATGGAGGCGGAGGAGGTGGGGAGGATGATGAAATTGATCCACTTGATGCGTTTATGGAAGGGATTCATGAAGAAATGAAGGCTGCACCACCTCCTAAGCCGAAAGAGAAGTTGGACAAGTATAAGGATGATGTAGACGATGATCCAATGGAAAGTTTTCTGAGAGCAAAGAAGGATGTAGGGTTACAATTGGCTGCTGATGCTCTTCACGCTGGTTATAATTCCGACGAGGAGGTGTATGCTGCAGCAAAGGCTGTTGATGCAGGATTAGTTGAGTATGACTCCGACGATAATCctattgttgttgataaaaaGAAGATTGAGCCTATTCCTGCTCTGGATCATAGTGAGGTTGACTATGAGCCTTTCAACAAGGATTTTTATGAGGAGAAGCCTTCTATTTCAG GTATGAGCGATCCGGAAGTTAATGAATATAGGACAAGCTTGGCCATTCGTGTATCAGGCTTTGATGTTCCAAGACCAATTAAGACATTTGAAGACTCTGGTTTTTCTGTTGAGTTGATGAAAGCTATCAGTAAACAGGGATATGAAAAGCCTACACCAATACAATGTCAAGCATTACCAATTGTGCTCTCTGGGAGAGATATTATTGGTATTGCTAAAACCGGGTCCGGTAAGACTGCTGCATTTGTGCTTCCTATGATTGTCCACATCATGGATCAGCCTGAACTTCAGAAAGAAGAAGGTCCCATTGGAGTTATTTGTGCACCCACTAGGGAATTAGCACATCAAATATTTGTGGAGGCAAAGAAATTCTCGAAATCGCATGGTATCCGCGTGTCTGCAGTTTATGGAGGAATGTCTAAATTGGATCAATACAAAGAGCTAAAGGCAGGGTGTGAGATTGTTGTTGCTACTCCAGGGAGGTTGATAGATATGATCAGAAAGAAGGCATTTACAATGTTGAGAGCAACTTATCTAGTGCTTGATGAGGCTGATCGGATGTTTGACCTTGGTTTCGAGCCTCAGATAAGGTCCATTGTTGGTCAAATTAGACCTGATCGCCAAACATTGCTCTTTTCAGCAACTATGCCCCGCAAAGTTGAAAAGCTTGCCAGAGAAATATTGACGGATCCTGTAAGAGTTACTGTGGGTGAGATTGGCACGGCTAATGAGGATATTACACAAATAGTTGAAGTGATTCCTTCGGATACTGAAAAATTGCCTTGGCTTCTGGAGAAGCTCCCTGGACTGATTGACAATGGTGATGTTCTTGTCTTTGCTTCGAAAAAGGCAACAGTGGATGAGATTGAATCCCAATTGGCTCAGAAGGGATTTAGAGTTGCAGCTCTCCATGGTGACAAGGATCAAGTTTCTCGCACAGAGACACTGCAAAAATTTAAATCTGGCATATATCATGTTCTCATCGCAACGGATGTTGCTGCTCGTGGTCTTGACATCAAATCACTTAAGTCAGTGGTGAACTATGACATAGCTAAAGATATGGACATGCATGTTCACAGAATTGGGAGGACAGGTCGTGCTGGTGACAAAGATGGAACGGCCTACACCCTTATTACTCATAAGGAAGCACGTTTTGCTGGTGAACTGGCAAACAGTTTGGTTGCTGCTGGTCAAACTGTATCTGTGGACCTAATGGAACTTGCTATGAAG GTGGAAAAAGGGCCAAAGGAAGGGGAGGAGGAAACAATAAAGGTGTACGAGGTGTGGATTTTGGTCTAG